In Capsicum annuum cultivar UCD-10X-F1 chromosome 7, UCD10Xv1.1, whole genome shotgun sequence, one genomic interval encodes:
- the LOC107876462 gene encoding uncharacterized protein LOC107876462, producing MDSKVVEKKDDPGAFTIPSKIMTYEFAKALFDLGASINLIPFVIYKKLGLDAPTPNSIRLFVADQSIKSSVGILFDILKKVDKFILLADFMVLDCEIDQEVLITLGHPFLATGRAIVYLEIGEMKFRVQEDEVSLNICKSKKQTVELQVISVVDVENENINEEGFEDPP from the coding sequence ATGGATAGTAAGGTTGTAGAAAAGAAAGATGACCCCGGAGCGTTCACCATTCCTAGTAAAATTATGACATATGAGTTTGCAAAAGCTCTATTTGACCTTGGTGCGAGCATCAACTTAATTCCTTTTGTCATCTACAAGAAGCTTGGATTGGATGCCCCTACACCAAACTCTATTCGACTTTTCGTAGCGGACCAGTCCATCAAAAGTTCGGTGGGAATCTTATTTGATATCCTTAAGAAAGTGGACAAGTTCATACTCCTAGCAGATTTCATGGTGTTGGATTGTGAAATAGACCAAGAGGTACTTATCACCCTTGGTCATCCTTTCTTGGCCACTGGTAGAGCTATTGTCTATCTAGAGATAGGGGAAATGAAATTTAGGGTTCAAGAGGATGAAGTTTCTTTAAACATTTGCAAGTCAAAGAAACAAACCGTGGAGCTTCAAGTAATATCTGTGGTAGATGTTGAAAATGAGAACATAAATGAGGAGGGGTTTGAAGACCCACCTTGA